A genomic segment from Streptomyces antibioticus encodes:
- a CDS encoding PASTA domain-containing protein: MRVPRFVGLMAVDAREAAAARGVLLAAPDRPEFHRAVVDYVVRQYPPPGVEVPRGAVVTVWFDFAEGEGGGGAGVREPRVPKPGGGGIRRELDRPGDTRHPGHPGASGHPESPFEPIAL; this comes from the coding sequence GTGCGCGTACCGCGGTTCGTCGGCCTGATGGCCGTGGACGCGCGCGAGGCGGCCGCGGCGCGAGGCGTGCTGCTGGCCGCTCCCGACCGGCCCGAATTCCACCGCGCCGTCGTCGACTACGTCGTACGCCAGTATCCGCCGCCCGGAGTGGAGGTGCCGCGCGGGGCCGTCGTCACCGTGTGGTTCGACTTCGCCGAGGGTGAGGGCGGCGGCGGGGCGGGAGTCCGGGAGCCGCGCGTCCCGAAACCGGGCGGCGGCGGAATCCGACGCGAACTGGACCGGCCCGGGGACACCCGCCATCCCGGACATCCGGGCGCCTCGGGGCACCCCGAGAGCCCCTTCGAGCCGATCGCCCTGTAG
- a CDS encoding GNAT family N-acetyltransferase, with protein MNRALPVVRLRVPTDEDAVAWHRVFGHPDVMEFHGGRPAELSVYEELTARQRRHDAERGFCLWTLLDEDGRVMGFTGAQPWPAEWGPRGEIEIGWRLGREFWGKGYVTAAARTTLERVRAAGVPSVVAMVDARNARSIAVTQRLGMRLADTFTSPESRREGHCYRLDLGTTD; from the coding sequence GTGAACCGTGCTCTCCCCGTCGTACGGCTGCGTGTCCCCACGGACGAGGACGCGGTCGCCTGGCACCGGGTCTTCGGCCACCCGGACGTGATGGAGTTCCACGGCGGCCGGCCCGCGGAGCTGTCCGTCTACGAGGAGCTGACCGCGCGGCAGCGGCGGCACGACGCCGAGCGCGGCTTCTGCCTGTGGACCCTGCTCGACGAGGACGGCCGGGTCATGGGGTTCACCGGGGCGCAGCCGTGGCCGGCGGAGTGGGGGCCGCGAGGCGAGATAGAGATCGGGTGGCGGCTCGGCCGGGAGTTCTGGGGCAAGGGCTATGTCACGGCGGCCGCGCGGACGACCCTGGAGCGGGTGCGGGCGGCCGGGGTGCCGTCGGTGGTGGCGATGGTCGACGCCCGCAACGCGCGGTCGATCGCGGTGACCCAGCGGCTGGGCATGCGGCTCGCCGACACGTTCACGAGCCCCGAGTCCCGCCGCGAGGGGCACTGCTACCGGCTGGATCTCGGCACCACCGACTGA
- a CDS encoding demethylmenaquinone methyltransferase, with protein sequence MTRASLNKQPHEVASMFDRVAERYDLTNDVLSLGQDRRWRKEVATAVDARPAQKILDLAAGTATSSLPFARTGAYVVPCDFSLGMLQVGKRKHGWLPFTAGDATRLPFKDDTFDAVTISFGLRNVQDFDAALREMHRVTRPGGRVVICEFSHPTWAPFRTVYTEYLMRALPPVARAVSSNPDAYVYLAESIRAWPDQPALAERLRKAGWSKVAWRNLTGGVVTLHRGFKES encoded by the coding sequence GTGACCCGTGCTTCCCTGAACAAGCAGCCCCACGAAGTCGCCTCGATGTTCGACCGCGTGGCGGAACGGTACGACCTGACGAACGACGTGCTGTCGCTCGGCCAGGACCGCAGGTGGCGCAAGGAGGTGGCGACGGCGGTCGACGCCCGTCCGGCGCAGAAGATCCTCGACCTCGCCGCGGGCACGGCCACCTCGTCCCTGCCGTTCGCCCGGACCGGCGCGTACGTCGTCCCCTGCGACTTCTCGCTCGGCATGCTCCAGGTCGGCAAGCGGAAGCACGGCTGGCTGCCGTTCACCGCCGGGGACGCCACCCGGCTGCCGTTCAAGGACGACACCTTCGACGCCGTCACCATCTCCTTCGGCCTGCGCAACGTCCAGGACTTCGACGCGGCGCTGCGCGAGATGCACCGGGTGACCCGGCCCGGCGGACGCGTGGTGATCTGCGAGTTCTCCCACCCGACGTGGGCGCCCTTCCGGACCGTCTACACCGAGTACCTGATGCGCGCCCTGCCGCCGGTCGCCCGCGCGGTCTCCTCCAACCCCGACGCCTACGTCTATCTCGCCGAGTCCATCCGCGCCTGGCCCGACCAGCCCGCGCTGGCCGAACGGCTGCGCAAGGCGGGCTGGTCGAAGGTGGCGTGGCGCAACCTCACGGGCGGTGTGGTGACGCTGCACCGGGGCTTCAAGGAGTCCTGA